The following are encoded together in the Balaenoptera acutorostrata chromosome 9, mBalAcu1.1, whole genome shotgun sequence genome:
- the LOC103010037 gene encoding nuclear nucleic acid-binding protein C1D-like, whose product MAGEEINEDYPGEIHEYLSTFENSTGAVDEMLKTMTPVSRNELLQKLDPPEQAKVDLVSAYSLNSMFWVYLVTQGVNPKEHPVKQELERISVYTNRVKEITDKKKAGDLDRGVASRGRCNKCPLGTKT is encoded by the coding sequence ATGGCAGGTGAAGAAATTAATGAAGACTATCCAGGAGAAATTCATGAATATTTATCAACATTTGAGAATTCCACTGGTGCTGTGGATGAGATGCTGAAGACCATGACGCCTGTTTCTAGAAATGAGTTGTTGCAGAAGTTGGACCCACCTGAACAAGCAAAAGTGGATTTAGTTTCTGCTTACTCATTAAATTCAATGTTTTGGGTTTATCTGGTAACTCAGGGAGTCAATCCTAAGGAACATCCAGTAAAGCAGGAACTGGAAAGAATCAGCGTATACACGAACAGAGTCAAGGAAATAACAGACAAGAAAAAGGCTGGCGACCTGGACAGAGGCGTGGCTTCAAGAGGGCGTTGTAATAAATGCCCTCTGGGAACCAAAACCTAA